The segment CTGAATTAAATCAGCATGTAAAATGATTTTTTTCTTCCTATTCGCGGCATATTTCATTACACTAGCCAACTTTGAGATGTGGATCTCAAGTATGACAATATATTCATAATTACTTTCAAGTACGATTTCAAAATCTTTCATCCTTTTGATTGCAGGAAGAACCTTCTGACCATTAAAGTCCATATACACCCTCCAGTATTGAAATTCTTAATGGAATTCAATATACCATTAAATACTATTACCTATAAATAAAATAAAAAAGTTAACTGCTGAATATCAGATTCTCCTCTTCCTCTTCCATTACTATTCCAGTTGCATCTATTATCCGTTTCTCTAACTCCTCTGAATAATGATACTTTTGTTCCTTGGACCATTGAAGGTAATCAGCCATAAATGAAATCACTTTTCCCTTCCATTGGTACACCCTATCTATATCAAACAATAAGTAACTGGTTCTGCGAAGGAAAAAATCTGTAGGACTTGTAACCATTTCATGTTCTATTCCATAAATCAGTGCTGCCAATAAGTCCTTTGGTAAATTTGACGCCTCGTTTTTTTCATTTTTCCTCATAATGTCATAGATGAAAGAGATGTTGGAACCATAGCATTCAATCAGTTTTCTAGCATCCGCTTCAGCAAGACCGAGTTTCATACCTGCTTGTACCTGTTCTTTCAGATACAGCTTGAAATTATCAGAACCACCAACGCTGCCTCCAGACAGCTTCATCTTATCCGTTGTGCATCCTGGGTAGCGTACACCTGTTTCTGCTTCTAATTCTTTCGTAACAAGATTCACTACTTTTTCAGCCATTTTTCTGTATCCTGTTAATTTGCCTCCTGCAATCGTAATAAGGCCTGTTGGTGAATGGAAAATCTCATCTTTGCGGGAGATATCGGATGGGTCTTTCCCTTCTTCATGAATTAACGGTCTTAAGCCTGCCCAGCTTGATTCCACATCCTGTTCCGTTAGGTGAAGGTTTGGAAATAAATGATTAGTCGCCTTCAGAATATAATGAAGGTCCTCTTTTGTCATTCGAGGATGAACAGGGTTTTCCATGTATGTGGTATCAGTGGTACCTACATACGTTTTCTCTCCACGCGGAATTGCAAAAAGCATACGTCCATCCGCATATGGTGTATCAAAATAGACCGCTTCTGATAAAGGGAAGCGTTTTTTATCAATGACTAGATGGACACCTTTTGTTAAATGAAGATATTTTCCTTTCTTTGACTTATCCAAATCCCGTAATCCATCTACCCAGGGTCCAGTTGCATTGACTATTTTTTTCGCATAGATGTCCCTTGTTTGTCCAGTTTTCATATCGAGAATCTCAACACCGACTGCTTTCCCATTCTTATAAAGAAAATTTACCGCCTTTACATAGTTCGCCGCTAATACTCCTTTTTCGAAAGCTTTTTTTATAATTTCCAACGTTAAACGCGCATCATCAGTCCGATATTCCACATAAACCCCAGATCCTTTTAAGTCCTCTTTTTTCAATAAAGGTTCTCTTAACATTGTATTTGCTACAGATAACATTTTACGACGCTCAGATTTTTTTACACGTGCCAAGAAATCGTACATGCCTAAACCTATTGATGTTGAAAGTTTACCAAACGTTCCATTTTTATATATCGGGAGCATCATCCAAACAGGTGTCGTTACATGTGGGGCATTTTCATACACAATAGCACGTTCGCGTCCAACCTCTGCCACAAGTTTTATTTCTAATTGCTTCAGATAACGAAGCCCGCCATGAACAAGCTTAGTCGATCTGCTTGAAGTGCCCGCAGCAAAATCTTGCATCTCTATT is part of the Sutcliffiella sp. FSL R7-0096 genome and harbors:
- a CDS encoding FAD-dependent oxidoreductase — protein: MSIHFSNKNRATIMEDMGEGELDLLIIGGGITGAGIALDAQLRGLKTGLIEMQDFAAGTSSRSTKLVHGGLRYLKQLEIKLVAEVGRERAIVYENAPHVTTPVWMMLPIYKNGTFGKLSTSIGLGMYDFLARVKKSERRKMLSVANTMLREPLLKKEDLKGSGVYVEYRTDDARLTLEIIKKAFEKGVLAANYVKAVNFLYKNGKAVGVEILDMKTGQTRDIYAKKIVNATGPWVDGLRDLDKSKKGKYLHLTKGVHLVIDKKRFPLSEAVYFDTPYADGRMLFAIPRGEKTYVGTTDTTYMENPVHPRMTKEDLHYILKATNHLFPNLHLTEQDVESSWAGLRPLIHEEGKDPSDISRKDEIFHSPTGLITIAGGKLTGYRKMAEKVVNLVTKELEAETGVRYPGCTTDKMKLSGGSVGGSDNFKLYLKEQVQAGMKLGLAEADARKLIECYGSNISFIYDIMRKNEKNEASNLPKDLLAALIYGIEHEMVTSPTDFFLRRTSYLLFDIDRVYQWKGKVISFMADYLQWSKEQKYHYSEELEKRIIDATGIVMEEEEENLIFSS